A single window of Nicotiana sylvestris chromosome 3, ASM39365v2, whole genome shotgun sequence DNA harbors:
- the LOC138886861 gene encoding protein CASPARIAN STRIP INTEGRITY FACTOR 1-like — protein MDGLMLLKKIGLFFLLISTSLLSTSFAGRQSRFVSNSEKEELGGTHKEVSVGEQLHDEEMSEIHERLLKANTKDYGRYDPAPALSKPRFKLIPN, from the exons ATGGATGGTCTCATGCTACTCAAGAAAATTGGTCTCTTCTTCCTTCTCATATCTACTTCTCTCTTGTCAACTTCATTTGCAG GTCGACAGTCAAGGTTTGTAAGCAACTCTGAGAAAGAAGAGCTGGGTGGAACTCATAAG GAAGTGTCAGTAGGAGAGCAATTACACGATGAGGAGATGAGTGAAATCCATGAAAGGCTTCTTAAGGCAAACACAAAGGATTATGGGAGATATGATCCAGCACCTGCCCTTTCTAAGCCTCGTTTCAAGCTCATACCCAACTGA